Within Candidatus Cloacimonadota bacterium, the genomic segment ATAGTGCTCAAAATGAACTTACCTGCAACCACAAATCCGATATTGGCCAAGCTTAACAATACAAAAAATACCATCAGCATCTTCTTCATGACCTGCCATTTCTCCACCTCATTATCTGTATCGGACAATCTAACAAGCAGCAAACTGCCTACGAGGTTGGAAGCCATCTGTAGCAAATCCACGATATGAGAAGCTATTGAATAGATGCCTACCTCACTGAATCCAAGCATTTTTTTCACGAAAACAATATCTACTTTCAGCAGCAGTAGGATAAACATCGAGGAAAGGAAAACTCTAAAGCCAAAACCATAGGAATGATATATGAATTTCCAATCAAATACTTTTAATGGATTGCCCCACTTATTTTTAACAATAAGATACAGGATGCTAATTGATAAACCTATTACCATCGCCAACATTGCCAATTCAAGTTTTTCGGCGCCGGAGATCAGCAGATACCCACTCAACACAATTGCCAGGCAAATCATGGAATTGAGCATGTATGCAAGCGAACTATCGAATACTTTATCCATCCCCAGATACAAGCCCTGAAGCTGCATTAATGCCTTAGTCATGGTTATAAAACACACCAGCAATAGCAGGCTTGCCATGCTGAATGATGATCCCAATAAGCTGTTCCAGAAATCTGTAAAACCCACACATAGTAGGACTAACAACAATGTTTCAACTAAGAAGCAGAGTATTGCCCATGCGAACAAACTGGGAATTTTATCAGGATGCTTCCGGATCAGATATGGATAGCTTCGATACAGCCCAAAATCAAGGATCACCCAAGCAAACCCGCCAATGGTAATAAGATAGCTTAGCTTCCCTTTCAACTCCACGCCAAGGTAGCGAGCCGTAACCAAGCTGAAACAAAAACCCAAGATAAGGATGATAATCCTAAAACCACCGCTCATCAGGATGTTTTTTTTCAGATTTATCGCTGCCATTGACAAATCCCAGAATTCATCGCATTCTGTTTTGTTTTGATGCTTATAGAATCTTTCGTATCCATAAATGCATCTTTTTTAGCTCCTTCTTGATGTCAACAATATTGTTCTATGCAATCGCCATCAAGGTCTTTACAAATGAAGTCAAGATGGCCAATGTGCTTTTTGGCTTGACAAGCCTATGAACTATTTTTATTGTGAAATCATTATATGGCACGTGAGGTACCTAATGGAACTCAAAAATCTACAACTTAGCTTTCCTGAAGATTGCAACATCATTTTGGGACAAAGTCACTTCATAAAAACTGTTGAAGACTTATACGAAGCAATGGTAAACAGTGTTCCCGGCATCCAGTTTGGTTTGGCTTTTTGTGAAGCATCCGGTCCCTGCTTAATCCGTAAAGACGGTACAGATAACGGGCTTATTGAGATCGCAGTGCAAAACATGCACAAACTTAGGACAGGACACAGTTTTTTGATTATCATGAAAGATGCCTTCCCCATCAATGTGTTACCGGCAATCAAAGCCTGCCGCGAAGTAGTAAATATCTTTTGTGCAACGGCAAACCCGGTACAAGTGATCGTTGCTCAAAGTGAGCAGGGTTGCGGAATACTAGGTGTAATAGATGGCGCCTCACCCAAGGGTGTAGAATTGGATACCGACATTACTCACCGCAAGAAGTTTCTTTTAGATATTGGATACAAGCGTTAATGCGTTTATTTATCGCTCTTGAGCCTCCTTCTCTTGTAAAGAAAGAATTGCTGGATGCGCTAAGATATCTGCAAGGTATCAAACACAGCGGAATTAACTGGGTTAAGCCGGAAAACCTCCATCTAACCGTGAATTTTATTGGCGAAGTAGCCGAACATAGACTCATTGAGCTTAAAAAGTTGGTTGCCAAACAGGTACAACGCTATTCCAGCCCAATTCTCGCCGCTGAGGGTATAGAGCTATATCCATACCGCTTTCCCCGCCTAATATGGTTAAAGCTGGGAGGGGATGAGAGCGTATTGAAAGCCTTGAACCGACAGACCCTTTCCAGTTTGCGAGCCCTGGGTATAGAGGCCGATGCCAAAGCCCTGAAATTGCATGTAACGCTAGGCAGAATTAAGAGCCAGCAAAGTCCAGAATTTGAGCGGGCTGCTCTTAGCTACAAGATAAGCAGTCAATATCTTGCTTGGAACACTTTGAGCTTATACAAGAGTTTGCTCAGACCCGATGGACCAAAATATGAAGTAATTGAACAATATGATCTAATAAAGACGGAGGAATAATGCTCGATAAAAACAAAGATGCAGCCCTAAAAACTGCCATTTCTCAATTGGAAAAGAAGTTTGGAGTTGGCACCTTGATGCGTTTGGGCGATAAGCCCATCAAGACTGTGGATATAATTCCCACTGGAGCTTTCAACTTGGATATAGCTCTGGGTATTGGTGGCATTCCCAGAGGCAGAATAACCGAAATTTACGGTGCAGAAGCCAGCGGAAAAACCACTCTCTCGCTACACATAGCAGCAGAATGCCAAAAACAAAATGGCATTGTGGCGTTTGTAGATGCAGAACACGCCTTGGATGTAGCTTATGCCAAGCGACTGGGAGTACAGACAGATAACATGCTGCTTTCTCAACCCGATGGCGGCGAACAAGCTTTGGAAGTAACCGAAACCTTAGTACGCAGTTCTGCAGTTGATTTAGTTATTGTAGATTCGGTGGCAGCACTGGTCCCCCGTCAGGAAATTGAGGGGAATATGGGAGATAGCCATGTAGGATTACAAGCCCGTTTAATGAGTCAAGCTTTGCGTAAACTTACTGCCATTGTCTCCAAAAGCAACACTGCGGTAATTTTCATCAATCAAACCCGCATAAAGATTGGCGCTCCCGCCTTTGTAAACCCCGAAACAACCACTGGAGGAGTAGCCCTAAAATTCTATTCTTCTCTACGCTTAGAAGTGCGTTATGCCGGAGCCATAAAAGAAACCGGTGGCGATACTCAAGTAATTGGCGCTCGTACAAAGGTCAAAGTAGTGAAAAACAAGTTTGCTCCACCTTTCAAAACTGTGGAATTCCCCATTATTTTTGGTCAGGGCATCTCCTACCTGGATATTCTAATCGACATGGCAGCAAGTAATGAGATAATTAAAAAAAGCGGCTCTTGGTATGCATACAACGATCTCAAACTGGGTCAGGGCATCGATAAAACTAAACAATATCTAAATGAAAACCCCGAACTGCTAAAAGAGATTGAAGAGAAACTAAAAGCTGAAGTCAATCCCGAACAATTTATTGGCAATTCGGATAATGATGCTTCTGAAGTATTGGACAAAGAATAAACAGCTTAGCTTTATAAGTTTTGACGATGAGTTGTGGGGGGTTCTGCCGCAAAGAACCCTCCATTTCCTTTTTCCTTTCCAATCCGAAACCGAAATCTCTCCCGCTCAGGAAACTGAGCTAAAGCTTGAACTGGAAAAGCGCGCTTGGAAGCTTATAACAGATTATCTGGCAAAAAGTGAACACAGCGAATATCAATGCCATATCTACTTGCAAAATAAACACTTCCATCCCACTATTGTGCATAAATGCCTGAAACTGCTTAAAATGAAAGGATATTTGAGCGACCGACGTTTTGCCGAAATCTATATCCAAAGCATGTTAGAACGTGGTAAAAGCAAAAACGCTATTCGTTTCAAACTTAAAGAACACAAGATTTCCGATGATATCTTCAACGAGCTTTGGGAAAATTTGCAGGATCCCATTCTCCGAAAGGAACTGTTGGAAGAACAGATAGCAAATCTTCTCGTTAGATATCGCCATGAAGAACCGCAAAAAGCCAAACAAAAAGTGTTTACATCTCTTTACCGCAAAGGTTTTTGCATGGATGAAATTAGTGATGCCTGGCGGGATGTTCGCAAACCATGAATTTTTGGCGTGCTGCTATTGCACTGTGTAGCATAATGTTAATGGCATCATGCGCTTTTGTGGGCACAAACCAGTACCCGCTCAGTAGCGCATATCCCCGTTTTGATGATATTCTGCCACATCTAAACGAACTTGCCGCCAAATATCCAGCAGTGATGAAACATCGCATAATTGGCTTTAGCACCGCTGAAAACCTACCAATTTATGCCGCTGAACTGGGGAAAGGTAAACGCAATATCCTCATTATTGGTCAACACCATGCCGATGAAGTTTTGGGTCTTGCCATCAGCATGTATATGATTGAGCAACTCAGTAGAGAATATTTCGAGAACAAAAGCATACATGCACTATTGGATGAATACAGCATCTGGATAGTTCCAACCCTCAATCCTGAGGGTTACCGACTGG encodes:
- a CDS encoding oligosaccharide flippase family protein, producing the protein MAAINLKKNILMSGGFRIIILILGFCFSLVTARYLGVELKGKLSYLITIGGFAWVILDFGLYRSYPYLIRKHPDKIPSLFAWAILCFLVETLLLVLLCVGFTDFWNSLLGSSFSMASLLLLVCFITMTKALMQLQGLYLGMDKVFDSSLAYMLNSMICLAIVLSGYLLISGAEKLELAMLAMVIGLSISILYLIVKNKWGNPLKVFDWKFIYHSYGFGFRVFLSSMFILLLLKVDIVFVKKMLGFSEVGIYSIASHIVDLLQMASNLVGSLLLVRLSDTDNEVEKWQVMKKMLMVFFVLLSLANIGFVVAGKFILSTMFGKQFVPVYYVYFWLMPATYGLSFGSLFNNYLNSKGFPIISIILPAIALLLNLALNYALIPLMGIYGAALSTSIAYFMWFILIIAYEEKITKGRMLAYLIPKSQDWRQLWKLSLETLRIRKNAE
- a CDS encoding adenosine-specific kinase; translated protein: MELKNLQLSFPEDCNIILGQSHFIKTVEDLYEAMVNSVPGIQFGLAFCEASGPCLIRKDGTDNGLIEIAVQNMHKLRTGHSFLIIMKDAFPINVLPAIKACREVVNIFCATANPVQVIVAQSEQGCGILGVIDGASPKGVELDTDITHRKKFLLDIGYKR
- the thpR gene encoding RNA 2',3'-cyclic phosphodiesterase, which gives rise to MRLFIALEPPSLVKKELLDALRYLQGIKHSGINWVKPENLHLTVNFIGEVAEHRLIELKKLVAKQVQRYSSPILAAEGIELYPYRFPRLIWLKLGGDESVLKALNRQTLSSLRALGIEADAKALKLHVTLGRIKSQQSPEFERAALSYKISSQYLAWNTLSLYKSLLRPDGPKYEVIEQYDLIKTEE
- the recA gene encoding recombinase RecA, with product MLDKNKDAALKTAISQLEKKFGVGTLMRLGDKPIKTVDIIPTGAFNLDIALGIGGIPRGRITEIYGAEASGKTTLSLHIAAECQKQNGIVAFVDAEHALDVAYAKRLGVQTDNMLLSQPDGGEQALEVTETLVRSSAVDLVIVDSVAALVPRQEIEGNMGDSHVGLQARLMSQALRKLTAIVSKSNTAVIFINQTRIKIGAPAFVNPETTTGGVALKFYSSLRLEVRYAGAIKETGGDTQVIGARTKVKVVKNKFAPPFKTVEFPIIFGQGISYLDILIDMAASNEIIKKSGSWYAYNDLKLGQGIDKTKQYLNENPELLKEIEEKLKAEVNPEQFIGNSDNDASEVLDKE
- a CDS encoding recombination regulator RecX; translated protein: MMLLKYWTKNKQLSFISFDDELWGVLPQRTLHFLFPFQSETEISPAQETELKLELEKRAWKLITDYLAKSEHSEYQCHIYLQNKHFHPTIVHKCLKLLKMKGYLSDRRFAEIYIQSMLERGKSKNAIRFKLKEHKISDDIFNELWENLQDPILRKELLEEQIANLLVRYRHEEPQKAKQKVFTSLYRKGFCMDEISDAWRDVRKP